The Saccharomonospora cyanea NA-134 genome includes a region encoding these proteins:
- a CDS encoding type I polyketide synthase, with protein MTQPNPEPDVDTDAPGVEPIAVVGMAARVPGAADLTEFWRNLVDGVESVTPAGREELLARGAKPEDLDDPSWVNATTVVEEFDHFDAELFGMTSREAEITDPQHRVFLESCHAALTDAGYDPARYAGSIGVYGGAGQTSYLIENLFRNQRIMDSQHGGIGIATGNQPSYLTTSVSYKLNLRGPSLAVYTACSTSLVAVHLACEALRNGECDMALAGGVNLEIPHGVGYLGVDGFTSPDGHVRAFDAEANGTVWGSGAGVVLLKRLSAALVDGDHIRAVIRGNAINNDGATKVGFSAPSVSGQIDAIADAVAMSGVDPRTITYVESHGTGTALGDPIEITALSTVYAEGVADTGWCAIGSVKSNIGHLSQAAGVVSLIKTVLAMEHGLIPPTINYRRPNPAIDFPGTPFYPATEVIKWEPGDTPRRAGVSSFGVGGTNAHVVVEEAPPTYHTREPRSAYLLRLSANSATALTASVEALAERLAADVDLDLTDVAYTLGAGRTEYPHRAVVVARDPEDAVDGLRDPRRLTTGVVTDTRTEVAFLFSGQGAQYAGMGAELYRGEPVFATAVDECAALLASGGGLSDIREVMFDRAHERTLRETRYTQPALFVLEYALTRLWGSWGVRPAAMIGHSIGEYVAATVAGVFSLADALHLVVRRGELMQSMPPGAMLAVQLDEASVVARLPETLSIAGVNGPGTCVVAGPADAVAAFAGELKRSGVNSRELVTSHAFHSPMMEPILDEFTEAVAAVPRQAPTVRFLSNLTGDWITDAQATDPGYWAAHLRQAVRFGDCVRTLFESGQRWALVECGPGHQLVGLARGQVPKGMPVPQPSLPGRTDRLGDVETLYGTAGALWTAGVDLDAEAFQSGGHRVSLPGYPYERRRYWIDPDTTGTQAVTGRPEGPSGPLPLSEWFAVPTWRQAEPDLRREPFERCLAFVDDEVLPELLREAGVSVVEVRPGEAFAATEGGFTVRPGERGDYDALLAALGDDRPDRLVHAWAVPEAGEPVMAAQERGFFSLLALIQALGGESARLDILSTGTTDVTGTDLTRPEHATLAGIARVVSLESPGTVVRRIDLDPADLRAGVVAELFRPADAVAEVALRGGRRWMLDYAQVEVPSTDGVTPALRDGGRYLITGGTGGIGITLAEHLASRVRARLILVTRTGLPPRDEWDAHLAEHGGTSRTGRAILAIRRMERAGSVVRVVAADVADTGRLREVRALAEAEFGGLDGIVHAAGVPGGGVAEVKERAVAEAVLAPKLAGTVALAEVFSDLPLDFVALCSSVTAVSGDFGQVDYCAANNFLDAYARGDHGWRCRVVSHNWGGWAEVGMAAEVAAPTAIRTSGGSVASGVVEHPVLTARTESGCHGLVSAATHWVLDEHRIGGVPVVPGTAHLETVRAAATEVLPSPGQGHVVELRDVVFLDPFAVPDGASAEYRVEFDGADFTVTSRIAGVTTVHVKGSAGWVAATHKSGVDTVDTVDTVDVAGITARCRVLDDDNAFGMGRTSMVTFGPRWAALRTHYLGEREELAEISAPEAAAGDAGAWGLHPALLDVATAFGRGRGSGTYLPLSYGRVVVHGPLPSTFTSHLTYRDSAGDEVIAADVTLRDESGRTVVEIADFVLRRVDQAAVNSGLSSRPATPDSDTDTGGIRPVDGAEAFLRALSSELGPQVVVNTRPVSDLFARRVTTEELEQAGQTDAPATQEPGQGDADGYVAPRTELEIEIARQWAEVLGVERIGLHDDFFALGGNSLVAIQLIAQVRKSTGARLAMKALFEAPTVAELAARIEELTAEADPAPERTTQRTQPEQQTTTIPKVKR; from the coding sequence GTGACCCAGCCGAACCCCGAGCCCGACGTCGACACCGACGCGCCGGGCGTCGAACCGATCGCCGTCGTGGGCATGGCCGCCCGCGTCCCGGGGGCGGCCGACCTGACCGAGTTCTGGCGCAACCTCGTCGACGGAGTCGAATCGGTCACCCCCGCCGGCCGTGAGGAACTGCTGGCACGCGGTGCCAAGCCCGAGGACCTCGACGACCCGAGCTGGGTCAACGCCACCACCGTCGTGGAGGAGTTCGACCACTTCGATGCCGAGCTCTTCGGCATGACCAGCAGGGAAGCCGAGATCACCGACCCGCAGCACCGGGTCTTCCTGGAGTCCTGCCACGCGGCGCTGACGGACGCGGGCTACGACCCGGCGCGGTACGCGGGCTCCATCGGCGTGTACGGCGGCGCGGGGCAGACGTCCTACCTGATCGAGAACCTGTTCCGGAACCAGCGGATCATGGACTCCCAGCACGGTGGCATCGGTATCGCCACCGGCAACCAGCCCAGCTACCTCACCACGTCGGTGTCGTACAAGCTGAACCTGCGCGGCCCGAGCCTCGCCGTCTACACGGCGTGCTCGACGTCGCTGGTGGCGGTACACCTGGCATGCGAGGCGCTGCGCAACGGCGAGTGCGACATGGCGCTGGCGGGCGGGGTGAACCTGGAGATCCCACACGGAGTCGGCTACCTCGGAGTGGACGGCTTCACCTCACCGGACGGGCACGTGCGCGCGTTCGACGCCGAAGCCAACGGCACCGTGTGGGGCAGCGGTGCCGGGGTCGTGCTGCTCAAACGCCTGTCCGCCGCGCTCGTCGACGGCGACCACATCCGCGCCGTGATCCGCGGCAACGCCATCAACAACGACGGTGCCACCAAGGTCGGCTTCTCGGCGCCGAGCGTGTCCGGTCAGATCGACGCCATCGCCGACGCCGTCGCGATGTCCGGTGTGGACCCACGCACGATCACCTACGTCGAGAGCCACGGCACCGGAACCGCGCTGGGCGACCCGATCGAGATCACCGCCTTGTCCACCGTGTACGCGGAGGGCGTGGCCGACACCGGGTGGTGTGCGATCGGGTCGGTCAAGTCCAACATCGGGCACCTGTCGCAGGCGGCCGGTGTCGTCTCACTGATCAAGACGGTCCTCGCGATGGAGCACGGGCTGATCCCACCGACGATCAACTACCGGCGACCCAACCCCGCCATCGACTTCCCCGGCACCCCGTTCTACCCGGCCACCGAGGTGATCAAATGGGAGCCCGGGGACACGCCACGCCGGGCCGGGGTGAGTTCGTTCGGGGTCGGCGGTACCAACGCCCACGTGGTCGTGGAGGAAGCGCCGCCGACGTACCACACGAGGGAGCCGAGGTCAGCGTACCTGTTGCGCCTGTCGGCGAACTCCGCGACGGCACTGACGGCGTCGGTGGAAGCGCTGGCCGAAAGGCTCGCCGCCGACGTCGACCTCGATCTGACCGACGTGGCCTACACGCTGGGAGCGGGACGCACCGAGTACCCGCACCGGGCCGTGGTGGTGGCGCGCGACCCGGAGGACGCGGTGGACGGCCTGCGCGACCCGCGCCGCCTGACGACCGGGGTCGTCACCGACACGCGCACCGAGGTCGCGTTCCTGTTCTCCGGGCAAGGAGCCCAGTACGCCGGGATGGGCGCCGAGCTGTACCGCGGCGAACCGGTGTTCGCCACCGCTGTCGACGAGTGCGCCGCGCTGCTGGCAAGCGGTGGCGGCCTGTCCGACATTCGCGAGGTGATGTTCGACCGCGCTCACGAGCGGACACTGCGCGAGACCCGCTACACCCAACCCGCGCTGTTCGTGCTGGAATACGCTCTCACCCGGCTGTGGGGCAGCTGGGGTGTGCGACCGGCGGCCATGATCGGGCACTCGATCGGTGAATACGTGGCCGCGACCGTGGCCGGGGTGTTCTCCCTGGCCGACGCCCTGCACCTGGTGGTGCGGCGGGGCGAGCTGATGCAGTCCATGCCGCCGGGCGCGATGCTGGCCGTGCAGCTCGACGAGGCTTCCGTCGTGGCCCGGCTGCCGGAGACCCTGTCGATCGCCGGGGTGAACGGCCCGGGCACGTGCGTGGTCGCCGGGCCCGCCGACGCGGTCGCCGCGTTCGCGGGCGAGCTCAAGCGGTCCGGCGTGAACAGCCGTGAACTGGTGACCTCGCACGCGTTCCACTCGCCGATGATGGAGCCGATCCTCGACGAGTTCACCGAAGCGGTCGCGGCCGTGCCCCGGCAGGCTCCCACCGTGCGGTTCCTGTCCAACCTCACCGGCGACTGGATCACCGACGCCCAGGCCACCGATCCCGGTTACTGGGCCGCGCACCTGCGCCAGGCCGTGCGGTTCGGCGACTGCGTGCGCACGCTGTTCGAGTCGGGGCAGCGGTGGGCGCTGGTCGAGTGCGGTCCCGGCCACCAGCTGGTGGGGCTCGCGCGCGGCCAGGTGCCCAAGGGCATGCCGGTGCCGCAACCGAGTCTGCCCGGCCGCACCGACAGGCTCGGCGACGTCGAAACGCTCTACGGAACGGCCGGTGCACTGTGGACGGCTGGAGTCGACCTCGACGCCGAGGCGTTCCAGTCCGGTGGCCACCGCGTGTCGCTACCGGGTTACCCCTACGAGCGCAGGCGCTACTGGATCGACCCGGACACCACCGGCACCCAGGCGGTCACCGGGCGACCGGAGGGACCGAGCGGGCCGCTGCCGTTGAGCGAGTGGTTCGCGGTGCCGACCTGGCGGCAGGCCGAACCGGATCTGCGGCGCGAGCCGTTCGAGCGCTGCCTGGCGTTCGTCGACGACGAGGTGCTGCCCGAACTGCTGCGCGAGGCCGGGGTGAGCGTGGTGGAAGTGCGGCCCGGTGAGGCGTTCGCGGCCACGGAGGGTGGGTTCACCGTCCGGCCGGGGGAGCGCGGCGACTACGACGCGCTGCTGGCCGCGCTGGGGGACGACCGACCGGACCGGCTCGTGCACGCGTGGGCGGTGCCGGAGGCGGGCGAGCCGGTGATGGCCGCCCAGGAGCGGGGCTTCTTCAGCCTGCTGGCGCTCATCCAGGCTCTGGGAGGTGAGTCGGCGCGGCTCGACATCCTGTCCACGGGCACCACCGATGTCACCGGTACCGACCTGACGAGGCCCGAACACGCCACGCTGGCCGGCATCGCGCGGGTGGTGTCGCTGGAGAGCCCCGGCACGGTGGTGCGCCGCATCGATCTCGACCCGGCCGATCTCCGGGCCGGTGTGGTCGCCGAGCTGTTCCGACCCGCCGACGCGGTGGCCGAGGTCGCGCTGCGCGGTGGCCGCCGCTGGATGCTCGACTACGCCCAGGTGGAGGTGCCGAGCACCGACGGCGTCACACCCGCGTTGCGGGACGGCGGCCGTTACCTGATCACCGGCGGCACCGGCGGCATCGGCATCACCCTCGCCGAGCACCTCGCGAGCCGTGTGCGGGCCCGGCTGATCCTGGTGACCCGCACCGGACTGCCGCCGCGTGACGAGTGGGACGCCCACCTCGCCGAGCACGGCGGTACGAGCCGCACCGGACGGGCGATTCTGGCGATCCGCCGTATGGAGAGGGCGGGCTCGGTCGTGCGGGTGGTCGCGGCCGACGTCGCCGACACCGGTCGGCTGCGGGAGGTCCGCGCTCTGGCCGAGGCGGAGTTCGGTGGGCTCGACGGGATCGTGCACGCCGCGGGTGTGCCCGGTGGTGGTGTCGCGGAGGTCAAGGAGCGGGCTGTGGCCGAGGCCGTGCTCGCCCCGAAACTCGCGGGCACCGTGGCGCTGGCCGAGGTGTTTTCGGACCTGCCGCTGGACTTCGTCGCCCTGTGCTCGTCGGTCACCGCCGTGTCCGGCGACTTCGGCCAGGTCGACTACTGCGCGGCGAACAACTTCCTCGACGCCTACGCGCGCGGTGACCACGGGTGGCGGTGCCGCGTCGTCTCCCACAACTGGGGCGGCTGGGCCGAGGTCGGCATGGCCGCCGAGGTGGCCGCGCCGACCGCCATCCGCACCTCCGGTGGTTCGGTGGCCAGTGGTGTGGTCGAGCACCCGGTCCTGACCGCCCGCACCGAGTCCGGTTGCCACGGCCTGGTGTCGGCGGCCACGCACTGGGTGCTGGACGAACACCGTATCGGCGGCGTTCCGGTGGTGCCGGGGACCGCGCACCTGGAGACCGTGCGGGCCGCGGCGACCGAGGTGCTGCCCTCACCGGGACAGGGACATGTCGTGGAGCTGCGCGACGTGGTGTTCCTCGACCCGTTCGCGGTGCCGGACGGCGCCTCGGCGGAGTACCGCGTCGAGTTCGACGGGGCCGACTTCACGGTCACCAGCCGGATCGCGGGAGTGACCACCGTGCACGTGAAGGGCTCGGCGGGCTGGGTCGCGGCCACGCACAAGTCTGGAGTGGACACGGTGGACACGGTGGACACGGTGGACGTCGCGGGGATCACGGCGCGTTGCCGGGTGCTCGACGACGACAACGCGTTCGGCATGGGTCGCACCAGCATGGTCACCTTCGGGCCGCGTTGGGCGGCGTTGCGCACGCACTACCTGGGTGAGCGGGAGGAGCTGGCCGAGATCAGCGCCCCCGAGGCGGCGGCGGGCGACGCCGGGGCCTGGGGTCTGCACCCGGCACTGCTGGACGTGGCCACGGCGTTCGGCCGGGGCCGGGGCAGCGGCACCTACCTGCCGTTGAGCTACGGGCGCGTCGTCGTGCACGGCCCGCTGCCCAGCACGTTCACCAGCCACCTCACCTACCGCGACTCGGCCGGTGACGAGGTGATCGCGGCGGATGTGACGTTGCGCGACGAGTCGGGCAGGACCGTGGTGGAGATCGCCGACTTCGTGCTCCGGCGTGTCGACCAGGCGGCCGTGAACAGCGGGCTGAGCTCCCGCCCGGCCACACCGGACAGCGACACCGACACCGGCGGGATTCGTCCGGTGGACGGCGCCGAGGCGTTCCTGCGAGCCCTGTCGTCCGAACTCGGACCGCAGGTGGTCGTCAACACGCGCCCGGTGAGCGACCTGTTCGCCCGCCGCGTGACCACCGAGGAACTGGAGCAGGCCGGGCAGACCGACGCGCCCGCCACCCAGGAGCCGGGCCAGGGGGACGCCGACGGCTACGTCGCGCCCCGCACCGAGCTGGAGATCGAGATCGCCCGCCAGTGGGCGGAGGTCCTCGGTGTCGAGCGGATCGGGCTGCACGACGACTTCTTCGCCCTCGGCGGCAACTCGCTGGTGGCCATCCAGCTGATCGCCCAGGTGCGTAAGTCGACCGGCGCGCGGCTGGCGATGAAAGCCCTGTTCGAAGCACCCACCGTGGCCGAGCTGGCCGCGCGTATCGAGGAGCTCACCGCCGAGGCCGACCCCGCGCCGGAACGGACCACGCAGCGGACCCAGCCGGAGCAGCAGACCACCACCATCCCCAAGGTAAAGCGGTAG
- a CDS encoding non-ribosomal peptide synthetase, with translation MSENTKEWRFPASFGQERIWLANQLDPASAVYNLPCQIRQDQPLSAEQWRRALGLVVDRHEILRACLVLDGDALVQVVRADVPIEPEVHDLRALPEDEREQRTAELALAVARRPIPTDAAPLWRALLCRLAEDEWVLTFVVHHAVFDATSVVVFARDLNEACDAVHQGREPRWTEPAIQYPDYAAWQRGQVEAGALARQLDYWRAHLAGMPSVHTVPTDRPRPAKVTFDGDQVDFVLPEGLLERATDVGGRLSATPFLVLFAGYVALLSRISRADEVVVGVPVAGRDLPELAPLVGMFVNQLAIRVDCGGDPTFADLVGRARTALLDAMDNGQVPFQLVAQTVVTERDAGVQPLYQLGFNFIPDSGLEPIPYATAQDDLTVDLTRDRGRLLYRTDLFDRATAESLVQRYLRVLSAALDDPRLTLSDLPLLSETERERVLHTWNDTTEPYPDTATVHGLVEQRARSTPDAVAVDFGGRKLTYAGLNAAANRVAHRLRGLGAAPGTVVGVCAPNSADLLVGLLGVLKSGAAYVPLDPDHPAERKALIAADAAVCAVLTSGTVELPPAWAASGPAGQDGPTVLALDDPGQWAELPEHDPPPTAQAGDLAYVLYTSGSTGRPKGVQVEHRAVVAYLSWACRQYPSLSGRALLHTSASFDLTVTTLFGPLLAGGTIVDAAAGRPTFVKATPTHLALLSEEEFPSGDLVLGGEALTGDAVAAWRQRYPDTTITNEYGPTEATVGCVAARFTPGEPLPPGPVSIGRPMPNVRVYVLDERLRPVPPGVVGLLYVAGPQLARGYLGRPESTVERFPELEVAGGRVYATGDLARWRIDGTLDYLGRGDDQIALRGYRIEPGEVEAALRTLPGVREAAVAVRDGNLVGYLVGPPAADPDGVAAWSSALRRALPDYLVPTGYVVLDALPVAPSGKLDRAALPAPERGGGQPFVAPRTAAEELVAELFTDVLGVDRVGAHDDFFALGGNSLSAMRLLARLTQQTAVELGVRELFSLSTVAGLAAEVEQRMLAALDELSDEEVQRLLAEEQRNERA, from the coding sequence ATGAGTGAGAACACGAAGGAATGGAGATTTCCGGCTTCCTTCGGCCAGGAACGGATCTGGCTGGCCAACCAGCTCGACCCGGCGTCGGCGGTCTACAACCTGCCGTGCCAGATCCGCCAGGACCAGCCGCTGAGCGCGGAGCAGTGGCGGCGGGCACTCGGCCTGGTGGTGGACCGGCACGAGATCCTGCGCGCGTGCCTGGTGCTCGACGGCGATGCGCTGGTGCAGGTGGTGCGGGCCGACGTCCCGATCGAGCCCGAGGTGCACGACCTGCGTGCGCTGCCGGAGGACGAGCGGGAACAGCGGACGGCGGAGCTGGCGTTGGCCGTGGCGCGGCGGCCGATCCCGACGGACGCCGCGCCGTTGTGGCGGGCGCTGCTGTGCCGGCTGGCCGAGGACGAGTGGGTGCTCACGTTCGTGGTGCACCACGCCGTCTTCGACGCCACGTCGGTGGTGGTGTTCGCCCGGGACCTCAACGAGGCGTGTGACGCCGTCCACCAGGGGCGTGAACCTCGGTGGACGGAGCCGGCCATCCAGTACCCGGACTACGCGGCGTGGCAACGCGGGCAGGTCGAGGCGGGTGCGCTGGCGCGGCAGCTCGACTACTGGCGTGCCCACCTGGCGGGGATGCCGTCCGTGCACACGGTGCCCACCGACCGGCCCCGCCCCGCGAAGGTCACGTTCGACGGGGACCAGGTGGACTTCGTGCTGCCCGAGGGGCTGCTGGAACGCGCCACGGACGTCGGCGGCCGTCTTTCGGCGACCCCGTTCCTGGTGTTGTTCGCCGGATACGTCGCATTGCTGTCACGGATCTCCCGTGCCGATGAGGTGGTCGTCGGCGTGCCGGTGGCGGGACGGGACCTGCCCGAGCTGGCGCCGCTGGTCGGCATGTTCGTCAACCAGCTCGCGATCCGCGTCGACTGCGGCGGCGACCCGACGTTCGCCGACCTCGTCGGCCGGGCACGGACGGCGCTGCTCGACGCGATGGACAACGGGCAGGTGCCCTTCCAGCTCGTCGCCCAGACCGTGGTCACCGAACGCGACGCCGGAGTGCAGCCGCTGTACCAGCTGGGGTTCAACTTCATCCCCGACTCGGGGCTGGAACCGATCCCCTACGCCACGGCACAGGACGACCTCACCGTCGACCTGACCCGCGACAGGGGACGGCTGCTGTACCGCACCGACCTGTTCGACCGCGCGACCGCCGAGTCGCTGGTCCAGCGCTACCTGCGGGTGCTGTCAGCCGCGCTCGACGACCCGCGGCTGACGTTGTCCGACCTGCCGTTGCTGTCGGAGACCGAACGCGAGCGGGTACTGCACACGTGGAACGACACGACCGAACCGTATCCGGACACCGCCACCGTGCACGGGCTCGTCGAGCAGCGGGCACGGTCCACTCCGGACGCTGTCGCCGTCGATTTCGGCGGACGGAAGCTGACGTACGCCGGGCTCAACGCGGCGGCCAACCGGGTCGCACACCGACTGCGCGGGCTCGGCGCGGCTCCGGGCACGGTGGTCGGGGTGTGCGCCCCGAACTCGGCGGACCTGCTCGTCGGGCTGCTGGGCGTGCTCAAGAGCGGGGCGGCCTACGTGCCGCTCGACCCCGACCATCCCGCCGAGCGGAAGGCCCTGATCGCGGCCGACGCGGCGGTGTGTGCGGTACTCACCTCCGGCACCGTCGAGCTGCCTCCCGCCTGGGCGGCGTCCGGCCCGGCGGGCCAGGACGGGCCCACCGTCCTCGCCCTCGACGACCCCGGTCAGTGGGCGGAGCTGCCGGAGCACGACCCTCCGCCGACGGCACAGGCCGGGGACCTCGCCTACGTCCTCTACACGTCCGGTTCCACAGGACGGCCCAAGGGCGTTCAGGTCGAACACCGCGCCGTGGTCGCCTACCTGTCGTGGGCGTGCCGGCAGTACCCGAGCCTGTCCGGCCGGGCCCTGCTGCACACGTCCGCGTCGTTCGACCTGACCGTGACCACGCTGTTCGGCCCACTGCTGGCGGGAGGGACGATCGTGGACGCGGCGGCGGGGCGGCCGACGTTCGTCAAGGCCACTCCCACCCATCTCGCGCTGCTGTCCGAGGAGGAGTTCCCCTCCGGTGACCTGGTGCTCGGCGGTGAGGCGCTGACCGGTGACGCCGTCGCCGCGTGGCGACAGCGGTATCCGGACACGACGATCACCAACGAGTACGGTCCCACCGAGGCGACGGTGGGGTGTGTGGCGGCGCGGTTCACCCCGGGTGAGCCCCTCCCTCCCGGACCGGTGAGCATCGGCAGGCCGATGCCGAACGTGCGCGTCTACGTGCTCGACGAGCGACTGCGTCCGGTGCCGCCCGGTGTGGTGGGTCTGCTGTACGTCGCGGGCCCTCAGCTCGCGCGCGGTTATCTCGGTCGCCCCGAGTCGACCGTCGAACGCTTCCCCGAGCTGGAGGTGGCGGGAGGGCGGGTCTACGCCACCGGTGACCTGGCGCGGTGGCGGATCGACGGAACCCTCGACTACCTCGGCCGTGGCGACGACCAGATCGCTCTGCGGGGCTACCGCATCGAGCCCGGTGAGGTCGAAGCCGCCCTGCGCACGCTGCCGGGCGTGAGGGAGGCGGCCGTGGCGGTCCGCGACGGCAACCTTGTCGGCTATCTCGTCGGACCCCCGGCCGCAGACCCCGACGGTGTGGCCGCGTGGAGCTCGGCACTGCGGAGGGCGCTGCCGGACTACCTGGTGCCCACCGGCTACGTCGTGCTGGACGCCCTGCCCGTGGCTCCCAGCGGCAAGCTCGACCGGGCCGCCCTGCCCGCACCCGAGCGTGGCGGCGGGCAACCGTTCGTCGCGCCCCGCACAGCGGCCGAGGAACTGGTGGCCGAGCTGTTCACCGACGTGCTCGGCGTGGACCGGGTCGGGGCGCACGACGACTTCTTCGCCCTCGGCGGCAACTCGCTGTCGGCGATGCGGCTGCTCGCGCGCCTGACGCAGCAGACCGCCGTC